The Sceloporus undulatus isolate JIND9_A2432 ecotype Alabama chromosome 7, SceUnd_v1.1, whole genome shotgun sequence genome segment ttttgaattgtggtgcccagaactggacacaatattccattgATGCAATAGATGCTTAAACCCCTTCCAAAAACAGAGTAGTATCGATCTCCACCGACATAATAGGTGGCATGTTGGCTCTATTTTCTCCCTCACTCCAAATCCCCCGAATCACTTGAAACAAGAACCACAGAAAGAAACGAAGGCTGGAACTCAGTATGGGACTTAGGTCTTTTAAAATGAAGCTATGTGTGCAAGGAGTAGCACTGAGCAATTCTGCAATGTCtgtgtctggatggccatctgtcggggatgcttggattgtgatttcctgcatggcagaatggggttggactggatggcccttgtggtctcttcaaactctatgattttatgattctatgattctattcaccAAGGGGCTGCTGTGATGTTATTGCATATGGGCACCCATGGAGTGATTGACGCACGTCACGCACCATGTCCCTGTGCCATCAGCTATTCTATTTCTCTCATCAGCTAGGATATTTAGGGGTTTTAGGGTGGCATAGGTttaacattttcatttcaaaCATCTCTAGTCCCAGTGAAGAAGGGTTGACGGAGCACCTGGGCAACAAAGTCCCACcgaaagagggaaaagaaaggggagagagcATGATTCATGAACTCGAAGCATGCCAGATCCTTCTGGAGATATATCTGACTTAGCAAAACACAAGCGATGAAATCAACTGAAAATTCAGATTCAACCACAAGAGGGCCCAGGttgacattttgttgttatttgcaagCAATTTAACCCTAAAACGTCCACATCTTCAAGACTTCCTTTACTGAGTCTATCCTCCTGTAATGTGATGTCCTCTTTTCCCTATGTATCTTACTAGTTCTGTGTCTGGCCCACCCCACATATTCAGGGATAACCATattggccatataacaaagtacaataacacccaaaatccacagaacagcgATACCTTTGttgtagctgttgttgtgtgccttcaagttgtttgaaggagacttatggcaacccttaggcgaacctatcatggggttttcttgccaagtttcatGGCTATCCtccgaagctgagagagtgtgacttatccaaggtcacccacgtggctttgagcttatgcacaAAGCTGTGAGGGAGTGcgtggggcacaaggggcagcgcatcccatttaGATGCATGGGGCACGCGCCTGTGGCGTGTGCATGCTGTACCGCCATgccaccgcatgcacgagcctcattcacatgaatggggttTGCGCATgtgcggtatttggcttacgcggggggtccagaatggatcccccacataagccaagggcacactgtattcttTCTACCCTGCTTTGCCCAACTGCTCACGCATGTATAGCTATGCGTCCATAGAGAGACCTGCCAcctccagcttctctctttcagacAGTTTGTTTTGTGATGAGATGATTCACAGCCAGACGAGAGACTTCACTGAGGTTTATTATCGATGTGTGACGTCTTTTGGCATAAGTGTGCGAGCATTTTGAGTAAACAGTGTTTAACAACTTGAATGGAGATTTCTGGGGAGCAAACACACTGAGTCTGATAACTGTTTCGACCTTAGGTTGAGAATATGGGTTTGCAgaggaaggaatttcaaaagaggGAATTAAATCACCTTTTTCTTCCATCTCCCCTTTGCTTTCTTTATTGGTCCCATTGCTTTCTAGTTTGCATTCGTTCCTTCTGGAGTAATGGGTAGAAACATGTAGCTTTCTATTCCATTAAAACATTGACATTGGCATCTTGGACTTTGGAGCAGAGGGTTCGATTCTCTCCTCTGCCGTGAAATCCATTAGGCGACTGgtcatttaaattgttttaagaacaaaacataattaagctaattatgattttaaaaaaatatacagcacTTTGTTAATcataaattaacaaaaacaaccCCTTCAAAATGTGAAACTCAGTCGGACTCAATGCAGATTCCAAAATGGAAGAGGATGAAAACCTGGAGAGAAAGCATGGGAAATTACTTATTCGCATGATAATTGCAGCAAGATTAATATGCACATCGTTGTGGAAAAGGACTGAAATGTCAAGATTAGATTACTGGTTTATAAAACTATATGACTACATGGAAATAGATAAATTGATGTATAGGGTCTAAAAAGTCAATGGAAGAATTGAAGAAGGAATGGGGTTCACTGATTGATTTCttaaaggaaaaagggaaattgCTATGTAaggatgagaaaaagaaattgaagatgaaCCACAGATTTGTGATCAATAATACTAGATAAGAAATGGATGAGAGTACATATTGCTATACAATTTATTTAGGGTTAGAAGAAGTAAGGAAGTTGATGTTTTAAATTTGGTTTATAATTGCGTTGATGTTAGAGTTTATTGTTAggatctgtttttaaattaattttaaaaattaataaaattaattaatttttaataaaattaattattttttaatgtgaaagTCAATTAAAATGTGCCGAAAAGCTGGCACCACTTGAGTCAATTCCGATGAGAATTTAATATGGGGCAAAGTTAGCGAAGAATTGACCTGTTCGATTTGTCTTTAAAATATGACGGCGGagtaggatcaaatattgatagtgCAGACTTCCTTTCTGACAGCgctgtaaaataaataatgactCATATCCTCATTAATGGTTGGTGCAAGAAAATATCCTTCACTTAAAGTTTCTAACAAGATTACTAATACAAATTGACTCTCATGCCACTGGGCAGCTGTTAATGTTTGGCCATGATGTGGCTCATAAGGATTGCAAAAGCCATCTGCCAACTCACTTCAGCTTCAATATGGGAATGAGGCTCTTTTGGGGGAAGCAGGGAGAGGATCGCTACAAGCATTTGATGGCATAGGTCACATAAAACATGGAAAgtccttaaagacatgagagtggCCACTCCAtcttaggaccttattgcacaggccctggggaCGTGATCGGGTTGGAATAAAAGGgggcaggatgggaacagaatgggggctatcacccattttatcacacGGGATGCCGCCGACACCActcatagcactgaaccaaggcagttgaagtggtgccagactgcattatttctgcagtgcagaatccTTGGCTATGCATTAGGTGCGATTCAAAGATTTCTTCAAACCTACAAGTCTGAGACGAAGAATGACTAAATGATAACCAAGGTCAGATGACGGAAGCATTGTTTAAGTCCAATGGGCTGAAATGTATTTTCCCAGGTTCGTGAAGAGAACTAGGTCAGGGCCCTCCCCATGGTTGTTgctcccccaacacacacatacacacacacaccttgctttTATGGGATGGCAATAAATTGTCTCCAGCAAATATGGCCAGATTAATAAATGACCAAGCCTGGTCTGTGTGGAGGCTTTATAAAGCAGTCCCTGTTTGTAGGGAAGGTACAGCCGGAGGAAGTTGGAGCTCAGCAACAAGAGGAGACGACAAGCCTTTCTcacctggaagaaggaagaggacaaGTACTGGcagcaactgaatgcacaacagTTCCAGAAGGACCAAGACCTCAGACGGAGGAATCATGAAGACCATCGTGGTCCTTGTCATCTTCACAGTTCTGATGGTGGCCCACGTCTCCCAAGCTTCTGTCCAAGTCCAGGTGAGATTTCTACCTCCCTCCAAAAAATACCCCCTTTGAGAGGAATGCTTCTAAAAATTGATGGTAACACAATGAGAAAGTAATATGTTATCCATAAGTCATTCCTTTTGTATTGAAGAGGGCCAAATGCATTTAGTTTTTGAAGTCCATCTCCATGGCTTTCCTTTCCTCCAGACTGAGAATGAGgttcccccacttttttttatGGCGCATGTCTCTGTTTGCAAGCAGCCACAGTCCCATTCCACAGCCCCCATACAACCcattttttcaattttaaaaaagtgaaatcaAAGCCAGGCATGCATTACATGGCTTCTTCACCAGCCTAACAGCACTCCAGAAAGCCTTCTGAAAGGGTTAATGGTACAGTAAAAGTTTCACATGGaggtaaaattcagagacatagccatgttagtctggaatatctgtctgcaaagggttcttgtagcactttttagattaattgtgcaaaagaaattgtagcataagctttcatagaagtGGTCTACTTCCAAGTAAGTAGaccaaggtctaatctgcactgcagaaatggtacccttttgcaccactttaagtgccatgcctCAATACAATGCAGTCTCAGGATagcataggatggggctacagcacttaagcACATGATTTCTAGAGTGTAGAAGCAGTtcaaaacatgcttgctccatcttctataatGCACCtctccagatatttaaagatagctatcacaTCATTtgttgttcctgcatggcaggaggttggattggatggcccttgcggtctcttccaactctacgattctatgattctatgatcatctcaGGTTCTTCAAGGACACCTCAAATGACTGAGATCCCACCATCTCCTAAGGCAGTCTTGGTGGGATGGAGAGATCAGGCTGGGGAGATGCTTGGCTTGGCCTGAGTTTTTGCTTACTCTATGCTTTGGTTGATTTGGGGTAGGATGGAGAACGTTCCTTCTCACTGGAATCTGTAAAGAAGCTGAAGGAGATCTTGGGAACACAAGCAGGACCGGCTTCGTCCCGACTGAAGAGCCAACTCGCCTATGTCACCGTCTGCACACACCCGGAGCTCCCCAAGGAATTCTACAGTGTCTGTCAAAGGAAAGAGGCTCCACTGGTTTTCAAGAGGCTTAGTAAGTAGGACCCTTCTCATGTCATATTCCTCTTGCTGGGAAGGACTTTGCATCTTTCAGCAAGGAGGGATGAAGAGGAGCCTGGAAGCTTCCAGGCTCAAACTTGGTTGCCACCAGAACCAGCCAACCTGATGAACCTATGCTAGTTGTCCACATTTCACCACTGATCTATCTACCCCAACAATCcccctgaatcatagaatcatagagctggaagagaccacaagggccatccagtccaacctcctgaggCTCCCTAAAGATGAAGCAGGAGGGAGTGCTTGGAAACGTTCCTTTTTGGACACATCATCCAGAAGAGTAATATGTTTCCAGACTCTTGGCTGAGTTCTTCCTCCATCCCTTTGCTGCCTGAGAGCTTTTTATTGCAAATGGCGTGGGAAGGAAGCCCTGGAGATTATATAGAATCAAGCTCAAGGAATCTCTGTAGTTACAGGTGGGGGCAAAATAGTTCGGCAACAAGGATGGCTCTTCCATTAGGCAGCAGATACTCTGAGGTGTTAGCATGGCATTGGAGGGAGCAACTGTGCAATATATGACCTCACATACTCATACACACACTTAATAAGCCTGTTACCATCAGGTGTTCCCAATATCCTTGTCCCTACTATTCCTGCTGCCCCCGACAGCAAAATTGCTGGGATTAGTTCTGCTAAGCAAAGTCCCCCTTGTAATGTTTGTGTTGCATTATTTTGAGATTCCCAACCACATCTCCAGCTCCTGTGTCACCCCATTTCAACTCCGTTTGACTTCTGTTTCTCTTCTGTTGCATTTCTGTTTTACCTCCGTCGCATATTGGGCAACAATTCTGTTGCTTGTCCCAAAGCACTTGTCTCAAACATGTCCCAAACCCAAACACTTGCTTGCAACCTCTCTAGACAACCATTGCTCAATCGTTTCCACACTCTCTCCCCCAACCCAAACCATTTAGCTTTTGCTAAATCTAGGTTGAGCCAAGACATTTTGTGGCTGAGCTGCAATTCTTTGCTTTATTGACTTAAACCCCTATATCTTATCTCTTTTAATCCTGGGCACTTGCTTATTTTTCCCCACTTGCAGGATAatactcagtgtgtgtgtgtgtgtgtgtgtgtgtgtttaaaacttAAGCTATAAATAAGTATGCCCTAGGAATCATCAACTCAGAAAACTGCTCAGGGAAGACAGATACAATTCTTCCATGGATATCAATAGATTGTGGAAATAGAGGCAGGTTTTCCAATAGACCAGGAGTGAGGAAAGCTCTGCCTATGCAGCCCTAAGCCCTGTTTTTGTCCCCTTGAAGAAATCTCCCCAAACTAGCATGATTTTGGCTGGTTTTTGGCCACCAAATGCCGGAAACCATCCACGAATGCAGTGGTTTCACTCACCCACCACGAAAGCACTCCATATCCATGTGATCCCTGTAAAAAGAGGCAAAACTCTTTGGAAAATGCAGACACAAAGTATCTGGAAGTGATGTTGCATCATTTGTGTTGTCCTAGAACAAAGGGGAAAGGTGCATAGGATGAGACAGGACCAAAACCCGAACTCTGCTGCTTGGGCAGTTGCTCACTTCCTctattgttgttggttttgtgtgccttcaagtcatttccaacttaagccAAGCCCAAGGGGTCTTCTGGGCCTGAGAGTGTTTGACTcgcctatggtcacccagtggatttctatggctgagcagggaatcaaatcctggtctccggtGACAGTCTCGATTAATCATCTCTGATCCcatggttgcttttttaaatgtcctagttcagtgatggcgaacctatggcacgcatgccagaggtggcactcagagccctctccatgggcacatgtgccatcgccccagcatagaatttaccagagtttgttactagaaagccagagggacatggcactttgcaataaataagtgggttttgggttgcagtttgggcactcggcctccaaaaggttcaccataactgtcctagtttttctctcctccttatGCTTCCCCCTTTGCTCTCCGCTTACTTtgattgttgcaaactgaatatacattgcaaaaatagtttgcattcaattcagctggaggtggaaggaaagaagaggaggagtggaATCTGGTCCTTCCCTGAAGAAATGTTGCAACCTTTCttagtttctctcttctttcccattaataacttttcccattgaccacactctgatgctgcttggccacacatgtcccagtgcTCAtccgtgaaatgttggagggtatgctatcaTTTGGTTTACAAGCGCAGGGAATGCAAGGACTTGTTGAAATCTCACAGGCAAACTGGTGTCTTCTGTTTCTCAAACAGGCCTCACAGTGCAGAACACGGATCAGTGTGAAATCTGTGCCAATGCCGCTTGTACCGGCTGTTATTGAGGATGGAAGATGATCCTGACCGAAAGTGCCTTTGACACAAGACAGAAGATGGTCCCGGGTCTCCGgcttgttcttttcttcttccggGTACGAGAAGGAGTATTTGTGCCATTGTGAAACTTCAGGTCAATCCTTGAGATCTAGCACTTCCAAATCCTGAGCTACTCTGAAGCGGAAAGTGCTAGAAGTTGCATTTGGAGACATTTTTGGGACTCTGGACTGAAAGGTCTTAGGGGTGGTGGACAAGTTTAGTTACGAAGCACTCAACttactcttctctccctcctcactGCCATTGCTTGCTTTCATAGTTATAACTGTTTCCTTGTTGATGCTACATTAgagtggaaaacaaacaaaagacggaaggaaggaaggaaggaaggaaggaaggaaggaaggaaggaaggaggaaggaaggaaggaaggaaggaagggaaacaaAGAAATTAGCACAGGCTTTTGCAGACTCCACTCCATTTTGTCAGATGCAAGAAGCAGTGTTCACCTCTGAATGCTACTGCAAGCAAAAGACATTTCTCAACCCTCtttaagaaaaggaaagcaagacTGTGAACATTGGCACTTTTGCCTAACCATGAAAGTTTTAAATGTTGCCATTTTTAAAGTCCTCTGTGATTTCATTCCAaattttattatagttattttgaAATAAGTCAGTATTTTTGGAAGTTAACATAACACCTAAATATTTCACCTTTTTCTTTATTGGAAAAGCAGTTTTCCCAGTAATGTTTTCGGCCTCTTTTTCTGATAAGTTTAACTTTAGCATCGttgttttagatttgtttatTCAATACCCCGAGACTTTCCCATATTGTTTAGGAATTTGAATTATATGTTCGCTGGGATTTGCCATGGGATTTGCATTGGATTTGCTATAGTCATCACCCTATCATCCGTGTATGCCCTTACTTTATATTAAGATTATCGTGTCTAATCTTATTCAAAAGAACCTCCAAAGTTAGGATAAATAAGAGTGGTGCTAAAGGGCATCCCTGACACATGCCTTTAGTCCTCTTGCCCTGGTGCTAAACGCATTTATTTGGCAATTTGGAAGACCAAGGACAACATAACACTTACGTTTTCATATTTGGAAATAACTCCGATGTTAGTTTTTATCAATGGTTAAAAGCAGGCCTCTGTCCAAATGCTGCAAGGCTGTTGATATATAAACCCAAATGCTCTCTAGAAAAGAACCTAATAACTGTTACAGTGACATTATTTCTTGCTATATCACTTCCACAGTGTGATGTTGTTATACCTTGTATATTTGCAACAAAATTCAAAGGCATGGTTGTATCCGGATACAAAGGACATGCGTAGCACCTTGGAGGCTAAAGAAGAGAAATACATTTGTAGCTTAAAGTTTTGTCGACTCAGTCTACTTGAATCTGGTGGTCACATCATCAGATTGCATCCGATGAAgtagactgagggtgcatctacgttgtggaaataatacagtttgacaccactttaactcccatggctctatcctacagaatttgtAGCTTTATGAAGCACCCGCACTCTgtggcagagagggctaaataccttgtaaaactgcacatCCCACATTTCCATAGATGGAGCTAAGTACTTAAAATGGTGTTAGATTACATCAtttttatagtgtagatgcaccctgagcaGAACTGAGCAGTCATAGGGAGACAATGGCTAACTGCAAGGCTTTTCCACCAAGTACAAGTAGGCCGCTGGATTAATGCAATACTTGTTGGAGGACGGGGTCCAGGGTCATATGCTTGTTAGAAGAGCATTCACACTTATTGCTAAGTAAGGAAGAAGCTTCTTGTAGAACCCCATAACTCTCTACTGGAGATGGGGTTCAACGAAGACCTCTCAACCCTGAACTTCTTTCGGCTCTACTTTCAGTATCTGTCTATTGGCTTTGTTATGATGCCCCTGTTTCTGACCAAGTCAACGGTCGCCAAAGTACCACCTCCAGTTCAGGAGGAGGCTCCGACGCTTTGGCAAGCAGTGCTTCCATTTGGCTGTTTTTTGCAGCCACATCTAGCAACTCTTCAAGATGAGCACTTTAAGAATGCAGATATGTTGTCGGTGTATATGCCtcaataaatatattattgtagTAGCACTCTCTTGGGGAGGTTTTTCCTATGGCTAAAAAGAGACACTGTTAGCAACTAactgaagaggagaaaaagattgGGGAATTTGCAAAACCACGGAAAACATTTTTGCCACCTTGGTTCCCTTTCACCTACTGCCTGGATTGATGGTAGAATTGTGGCTCCAATGTcaatggagcagtgaatctgTTGCGTgacaaagggcctgaacaaataggccagaataaagctgcttcaggtcactttggaggtatgctgttgaaatgatgcatgcatcctaaaaggccagaagccatgccaaagctgcaGTTTTATTCTGGCCTATTTGTTTGGGCCCTGAGTCTGGATTAAAAGAGATTTTATGAACACATTTAGGGCATATTGTTCAGCATCAGGGTCAGGTCCTGTAAACTTGaggctaaaacctggagcagaccTCACCAACTtagaagccaccaactgccatTGCAGTGGCATCAGACTGTACTACTCCTGGTAGATCGGCCTCTTTCACCACACCTGTGGGCATCAGGATTCCACAGGGCATGGCACACATAtctcatagaatgatagagctggGAGGGAAATTCCCCAAACACAAAGAAGCTCCCAGTTGACAGCAAAACATTGTGACGAGAACCATACTCCCCTTCACAAAGCAAGCAAATTGGAACCACAGATCAGTTCTTTCGGGTTTACACAAAGCATAGGACACACTGATGCTTGGGTGTTGTACCTTGAGCTCCACTGCAAGTAAATCCAAGGGATGTGATCTACTGGGTCCTAAAAAGAAGATCTTCTGCCAACTTTCCCTGTAGACTCCGTAAACacctttgttattgttattgttgttgttgttgttgggtaccttcaagtctttccagcttatggtgaccctaaggtggaccaaCAGGTGACTCTGGGTGAGCCACACAGCCTCAGCCCCAGATAACCATGTGATagattccccttagggtcaccataagatggaaatggcaATCCATTATTACATCTCTTTGTCTTATTTCTCTTTTCATTCCTCACCACAACCTTATGACATACGTCAAATAGAAAGTGACGGTCATCACATCCCCCAAGACCTTCATGACTCAGTGGGGAGCTGGACTGGTATTCCCCTAATTTTAATCTGTTCCTCTAACCACTACCCAATGCTTCTTCTCAATAGCATTAATAGGAATAGTAGATGTTGTCTGCATTAGGAAagtgaggcccagtacagactcaGGAGAGCGGAGCATCTGCATGCTCTCGGGCCCTACTGCATGCCATGGGCGCCATCTTGGTACCATTTACACAGCGCACACAACGATATCATGCCTCATGCACCACGTCCAAATAGTGCGGCACACGAAGGATGTCACATAGCTGATCCAGGACGCTTATGGCGCCTTGGCAATGGCGGAGAAAGGAGCCAtgttttgcggctcctttttcccAAAGCATCATTGCTGCACCAAGGCACCTCTgtccgcccctttctcccaatctggccctgagaaagctttctcttggcAAGTTCTTGGGTCCACATTTCTATGGCTATCCAGTAGAGGGCAGCAGGATCCTACAGTATCCATGTTCAGGAAAGTTGTGAGATGCCAAAAGCCCTTCCTTGTCTTTTTCTTAACATTTCAGAATTCGTGGGTGAACCAATGAACCTTTAAAGTTGCTTACTGGTTTCATTTTGGTTATGAACATTCTGTGATTCTAGCTCCAGAGAAAGAAGCGTGTAGACCCAAGAGTAAGAGAAACAGTTGGCCATAACAAGGAGGCAATGCCATACCTTTTGAAGGTAACACGATGACTGGTAATACTATTAATTCTTGCCACATTAAGTGTActtgattcatagaatcacaaaatctTAGATCTGGAAGGGAAGATGAACAGACTCAGTCGAGAAAGCCCCAGCCCCAGGCCTGTAAGATTTGAGAAGGATATTTGATAACagagtaacttggaggtctctcattgacagggtcaccataactttGACGTCAACTTTGcatcagttaacaaaaacaaacaataggTTTTAGGGCAGAGTGGCCCATATTTTAatggttatttcattttaaaacaataacattcaTCTTGACATTAAAGTCAATACTGCAAATCAGAAGCATGATGCAaatttgccattcccacaaatgGACCACTGCAGCTGGAAGCAGAAGatagagaagggagggaaagtaTATATAGCTTCTCTGTGTCACCATTCTATCCTGATTCCATTTACCCAAAAGTTCATATTCACACATCATTTCCAGATGATGCATTTCTCAAACTAACAATCACAAAGCACTGTGTAGCTAGTCCATCGTTTTCTCTTTAAGAGATGGCTCATCCGAAGGCCAAAAGCTGAGCAGCAAGGGGCTGAGATGCCACAGCCTTCCATGTGTGCAAGTGAGCAGAGACATCGCCCGTTgggaaggatgaagcaaaggcagCAGGGTCAGAAAATGGAGACTAGCCAGTATTCAGCCATTGGGATCCTCGCTGAAGCCAGCAGAAATGGCCGGGAGGCTCTCTCCTTAGCATCCAGAGCAGGCAACATTAGCGCAGATCTCGCAGATCTGTACCTCTCTGGCAATGCCATCTGCCaccgaaagaaaagaaagacaaatgatCCTTAGAGAGGGACCCCTTTTGTCCTTCAAGAGCATCCAAGAAAACCCATGTTGGGTCAAACCAAAGGCCTACCAAGTCTGTCCTCGCAATGGACAACCTGTTACTTATGGCAGGGGTTCTCAAGCTTAGCTCTTTCATgagtttttggacttcaggtcccagaagccccagccagcatggtcaatggttaGGGATTTAgggtgctgtagtccaaacaatctggaggaccaaaatctgAAAGCCACTAGCTTATGCCAGAAGGACAtgaatgaactcaggcttcccAGCAATTGATAAACAGTGGCATTTCATCTCTAATACTGGAGGTAGTATATAGCCATCCTGACTAGTATCTGTGGGTGATCCTAGCCTCCATGAGTTGATCCAAGGCTCTTTGAAAGTCAGCCTTGGATTCTTGACTGGGATACAActtcactatagaaataatgcactttgacaccactttaactgccatggctgcattttacagcatcctagggtttgtagtttgtacCCAGGGCACAATACAGTCCACTCAAAAACAGAGGTCTGCAGGCACCCGTCTTAACTCTGGAAGGATGCCACAGCCGCAAGACATCCCTCCGGAATTAAAAGAACTTGGTTTTCCCAGGTTCTTTCCCTGGCGCCTTGGTTACGTTGCGAGTGAGCCACTGTGATGTAACGGACATGCcacaatgtgcggatgctatgca includes the following:
- the LOC121936167 gene encoding guanylin-like, encoding MHNSSRRTKTSDGGIMKTIVVLVIFTVLMVAHVSQASVQVQDGERSFSLESVKKLKEILGTQAGPASSRLKSQLAYVTVCTHPELPKEFYSVCQRKEAPLVFKRLSLTVQNTDQCEICANAACTGCY